The proteins below are encoded in one region of Hordeum vulgare subsp. vulgare chromosome 3H, MorexV3_pseudomolecules_assembly, whole genome shotgun sequence:
- the LOC123443572 gene encoding flavanone 3-dioxygenase 2-like isoform X2 — MPDADIPVIYLTDPDRTAVVSQIGAACTSHGFFLVLNHRLQVAHDFFRLSLEEKAKLYSDDPAKKMRLSTSFNMRKETVHNWRDYLRLHCYPLEQFVPEWPAYPPPFSLL; from the exons ATGCCCGATGCCGACATCCCCGTCATCTACCTCACCGACCCCGACCGCACCGCCGTTGTCTCCCAGATTGGCGCCGCCTGCACCTCCCATGGCTTCTTCCTG GTGCTCAACCACAGGCTGCAGGTGGCGCACGACTTCTTCCGCCTCTCGCTGGAGGAGAAGGCGAAGCTCTACTCCGACGACCCCGCCAAGAAGATGCGGCTATCCACCAGCTTCAACATGCGCAAGGAGACCGTCCACAACTGGCGCGACTACCTCCGACTGCACTGCTACCCGCTCGAGCAGTTCGTGCCGGAGTGGCCGGCCTATCCACCGCCCTTCAG TTTGCTATGA
- the LOC123443572 gene encoding flavanone 3-dioxygenase 2-like isoform X1 yields the protein MPDADIPVIYLTDPDRTAVVSQIGAACTSHGFFLVLIPILSHLHGALFSTQMALLCFRSQCVVSDRQVLNHRLQVAHDFFRLSLEEKAKLYSDDPAKKMRLSTSFNMRKETVHNWRDYLRLHCYPLEQFVPEWPAYPPPFSLL from the exons ATGCCCGATGCCGACATCCCCGTCATCTACCTCACCGACCCCGACCGCACCGCCGTTGTCTCCCAGATTGGCGCCGCCTGCACCTCCCATGGCTTCTTCCTGGTTCTGATTCCCATTCTGTCCCACTTGCATGGTGCTCTGTTTTCGACACAAATGGCGTTGCTCTGCTTTCGCTCACAGTGCGTGGTTTCTGATCGCCAGGTGCTCAACCACAGGCTGCAGGTGGCGCACGACTTCTTCCGCCTCTCGCTGGAGGAGAAGGCGAAGCTCTACTCCGACGACCCCGCCAAGAAGATGCGGCTATCCACCAGCTTCAACATGCGCAAGGAGACCGTCCACAACTGGCGCGACTACCTCCGACTGCACTGCTACCCGCTCGAGCAGTTCGTGCCGGAGTGGCCGGCCTATCCACCGCCCTTCAG TTTGCTATGA